From Spartinivicinus ruber, the proteins below share one genomic window:
- a CDS encoding quaternary amine ABC transporter ATP-binding protein, whose product MKIEVRNIYKLFGPRPKKWLDEAKAGLSKPALLEKSGHTIGLRNINLNIEAGQIYVIMGLSGSGKSTLIRHFNRLIEPTDGKIIVDGIDVMAMSKRDLEDFRRHKVSMVFQRFGLFPHKTIIDNAAYGLAIQGVNKQAQEEKARYWLGQVGLTGFENQYPSQLSGGMQQRVGLARALATNPDILLMDEAFSALDPLIRREMQDQLMELQEKLNKTIIFITHDLDEALRLGNRIAILRDGELIQEGTPEDILLNPENDYVQAFLQDVNRGKVLTAGHAIKQPGITLTTRTTPQKALEKLKQQGLDYACVLEGKTLKGIVTHLDITKASQEQAKEISRYVQDAITIPDDAELQEVFPQLLTSKLPVAVTNKQGEFKGWLSKTKVIDLVA is encoded by the coding sequence ATGAAAATTGAAGTTCGCAATATTTATAAGCTGTTTGGTCCCCGCCCTAAAAAATGGCTGGATGAGGCTAAGGCTGGTTTAAGCAAACCGGCACTATTAGAAAAAAGCGGCCATACCATTGGACTACGCAACATCAACTTGAATATTGAAGCAGGACAAATATACGTCATTATGGGATTATCTGGCTCAGGAAAATCCACTTTGATTCGTCACTTTAATCGACTGATTGAGCCCACCGATGGAAAAATTATCGTTGATGGCATTGACGTGATGGCGATGTCTAAACGGGACTTAGAAGACTTCCGTCGTCATAAAGTGAGTATGGTTTTCCAACGATTTGGCCTATTCCCCCATAAAACCATTATCGATAATGCGGCTTATGGACTCGCTATTCAAGGTGTTAATAAACAAGCTCAAGAAGAAAAAGCCCGCTATTGGCTCGGTCAAGTAGGCTTAACCGGGTTTGAAAATCAATATCCTAGTCAGTTATCCGGTGGTATGCAACAGCGAGTTGGTCTTGCCAGGGCATTAGCCACTAACCCGGATATTTTATTAATGGATGAAGCCTTTAGTGCCCTTGATCCATTAATTCGCCGAGAAATGCAAGATCAGTTAATGGAATTACAAGAAAAACTCAATAAAACCATCATCTTTATTACCCATGACTTGGATGAAGCCCTGCGTTTAGGCAATCGAATTGCCATTTTACGAGATGGTGAGCTGATTCAGGAAGGCACTCCGGAAGATATTTTACTCAACCCAGAAAATGACTATGTGCAAGCTTTTCTTCAAGACGTCAATAGAGGTAAAGTACTTACTGCCGGCCACGCCATCAAACAACCCGGCATTACCTTAACTACCAGGACCACTCCACAAAAAGCACTGGAAAAACTTAAGCAACAGGGACTTGATTATGCTTGCGTATTAGAAGGTAAAACTTTAAAAGGCATTGTTACTCATTTGGATATCACCAAAGCCAGTCAGGAACAGGCTAAAGAAATCAGTCGTTATGTGCAGGATGCAATCACTATCCCTGATGATGCCGAATTACAAGAAGTTTTCCCTCAGTTACTCACTTCCAAATTGCCCGTTGCTGTCACCAATAAGCAAGGGGAGTTTAAAGGCTGGTTATCCAAAACCAAAGTAATCGACTTAGTGGCTTAG